The Hymenobacter sp. GOD-10R genome includes a window with the following:
- a CDS encoding META domain-containing protein: MRRHFSSCLAGVALLAVSCQEDSDLAPGRTLLNTRWKLAYVGDFPLMASSYSYDTDSYIEFRANNLVNGLATCTTFNGKFAYTPATQQMSVAPLTLGTPTCSSPTVAARYLAALPTIVRYEVADGSLRLYDGQSPKPQLVFQPE; encoded by the coding sequence ATGCGTCGACACTTTAGCAGTTGTTTGGCAGGCGTTGCTTTGCTAGCCGTCAGTTGTCAGGAGGATTCCGATCTAGCGCCTGGACGCACGCTGCTAAATACCCGCTGGAAGCTAGCCTACGTAGGCGACTTTCCGCTAATGGCCTCCAGCTACAGCTACGACACTGATTCTTACATCGAGTTCAGGGCAAACAACTTAGTAAATGGACTAGCTACTTGTACTACTTTCAACGGCAAGTTTGCGTACACGCCCGCCACCCAACAAATGAGCGTAGCGCCGCTGACCCTAGGCACCCCTACTTGCAGCAGCCCGACGGTAGCGGCCCGTTACTTAGCGGCACTACCGACCATTGTTCGCTACGAAGTAGCCGACGGCAGCTTGCGCCTGTATGATGGGCAAAGCCCCAAGCCCCAACTGGTATTTCAGCCGGAGTAA
- a CDS encoding geranylgeranyl reductase family protein, with product MPTTYDVAIIGAGPAGTACALALRGSGLRVVLLDRAKFPRDKVCGDIIPSPALKALRMLSTELYEEVLALTRKAEAPTSCLITPDGHQVRFHWKGRTFNSARLHFDEHLLNTVKKHTDVCVLESKPVVGVELASDHAVLTTADGDLLTARLIIGCDGANSVVARKLTPRSFDRTRHCVAVRAYFSGVTNMPDRTNELYFLREYLPGYFWVFPVGEGLFNVGFGMLSATAAAQKLDLKKVLLAIVKEHPQVAGRFAGATQVSAIGGAGLPLGGTPRPIAGAGFLLAGDAASLVEPLLGHGIDTAMQSGMLAAEQAKRCFASQDFSAAVMQHYTQAVQEKLGRKLARNYWLMRFLSNKPRIVSASFRLASNSLLQKWLVRAVG from the coding sequence GTGCCTACTACCTACGACGTTGCCATTATCGGAGCCGGACCCGCCGGCACAGCTTGTGCGCTAGCGCTGCGCGGTAGCGGTCTGCGCGTTGTGCTGCTCGATCGGGCTAAGTTTCCCCGCGATAAAGTATGCGGCGACATCATTCCGAGCCCCGCGTTGAAAGCCTTGCGGATGCTCTCTACGGAGCTGTACGAGGAAGTACTCGCGCTAACCCGCAAAGCCGAAGCCCCCACGAGCTGCCTGATCACGCCCGACGGTCACCAGGTACGGTTTCATTGGAAGGGCCGCACGTTCAACAGCGCCCGGTTGCACTTCGACGAACACCTACTGAACACGGTCAAGAAGCACACGGATGTGTGCGTGCTGGAAAGCAAGCCTGTAGTGGGGGTGGAGCTAGCTTCCGACCACGCGGTGCTGACCACCGCTGACGGCGACTTACTCACTGCACGCCTAATTATCGGCTGCGACGGCGCAAATTCGGTGGTGGCGCGCAAGCTCACGCCGCGCTCTTTCGATCGGACGCGGCACTGCGTGGCCGTACGTGCTTACTTCAGTGGCGTGACCAACATGCCTGACCGCACCAACGAGCTCTACTTTTTGCGCGAATACCTGCCGGGTTACTTCTGGGTTTTCCCGGTAGGTGAGGGCCTGTTCAACGTGGGCTTTGGCATGCTGTCGGCTACCGCAGCGGCTCAGAAGCTAGACCTGAAGAAGGTTTTGCTGGCAATCGTGAAGGAGCATCCCCAAGTCGCCGGACGTTTTGCCGGAGCCACCCAGGTATCGGCTATTGGTGGGGCGGGGCTGCCGCTGGGCGGTACGCCGCGTCCCATTGCCGGTGCCGGCTTTCTGCTAGCCGGCGATGCGGCTTCGTTGGTAGAACCGCTGCTAGGGCACGGCATCGATACAGCGATGCAAAGCGGCATGCTGGCGGCTGAGCAGGCGAAGCGGTGTTTCGCCAGCCAGGACTTCAGCGCCGCTGTTATGCAACACTACACCCAAGCGGTTCAGGAAAAGCTAGGTCGTAAGCTGGCCCGCAACTATTGGCTGATGCGCTTCCTCTCAAATAAGCCGAGAATAGTGAGTGCTAGCTTCCGGTTAGCTAGCAACTCACTCTTGCAGAAGTGGCTCGTGCGCGCTGTCGGCTAA
- a CDS encoding RNA polymerase sigma factor, giving the protein MNSSLRMYSSWSDATLLDALRANDEAAFEEIYRRYCYRLFTLAYGKLKSREIAEELVQDLFESLWSKRTTTTIQQLDYYLFSALRYRIINYIKAQKVRAGYEFFCRVSLSDADTNTEDSLAMNDLHSAFAAGMRQLPEKSREVFRLSRLEHYTVPEISARVHLSEKTVEYHLTKSLKLLRSYLREFLMSLLPLLFFFRGL; this is encoded by the coding sequence GTGAATTCCTCTCTGCGGATGTATTCTTCCTGGTCGGACGCAACGCTGCTGGACGCATTACGAGCAAACGATGAAGCTGCCTTCGAAGAAATTTATAGGCGCTACTGCTACCGGCTATTTACCCTGGCCTATGGCAAGCTGAAGAGCCGCGAAATAGCGGAGGAACTTGTGCAAGATCTGTTCGAGTCGCTCTGGAGCAAACGGACCACCACCACGATCCAGCAGTTAGACTATTACTTGTTTTCGGCGCTGCGCTACCGAATTATTAACTACATCAAAGCACAGAAAGTGAGGGCAGGCTACGAGTTCTTCTGCCGCGTTTCACTATCTGATGCGGATACAAATACGGAAGACTCGCTGGCGATGAACGACCTGCACTCGGCATTCGCGGCGGGCATGCGTCAGCTGCCCGAGAAGTCACGCGAAGTATTCCGGCTGAGCCGCTTAGAGCACTACACGGTGCCGGAAATTTCGGCGCGTGTACACTTGTCCGAAAAGACTGTGGAGTATCACCTGACCAAGTCGCTCAAGCTACTCCGGAGCTACTTGCGCGAATTTTTAATGAGCTTGTTGCCGCTGCTGTTCTTTTTTAGAGGCTTATAA
- a CDS encoding FecR family protein, producing the protein MTESEFHHLLQRYLDGRCTPAEQAAVEQWYNRLEQVETKMLPVQNQEAIEDAIWHRMEQARSATTPKMQVVQRPVSFWQTPQLQWAAILTLFALSLGVWFGLTKRFHPAHNIAASASNWTRHTNTTQQVQAFQLPDGSRITLNPGSSLRYASAFAGPRREVYLEGEAFFKVSKNPRRPFLVFTKQVVTTVLGTSFRVKAYSDSKEASVAVREGKVAVQAREDARLDVTPAKPAANGVLLLPNQQAVYSIANHHLQKGLVEKPAVLAPQTFEFEERPVMEVLSALEKAYGVEMAYDKVKLAGCTVSIAFYNEPLFEKLDLLCKSLGASYTLAGTQVVIHSNGCQAR; encoded by the coding sequence GTGACAGAATCTGAGTTCCACCATCTTCTTCAGCGCTACCTTGATGGCCGGTGTACGCCTGCGGAGCAAGCTGCAGTGGAGCAGTGGTATAACCGACTGGAACAAGTGGAGACGAAAATGCTTCCTGTTCAGAATCAGGAAGCCATAGAAGATGCTATTTGGCATCGAATGGAGCAGGCTAGGTCAGCAACCACTCCAAAGATGCAGGTGGTACAACGGCCCGTTTCCTTCTGGCAAACGCCCCAATTGCAGTGGGCTGCTATCCTGACTTTGTTCGCCTTAAGCCTAGGGGTGTGGTTTGGGCTAACCAAGCGCTTCCACCCCGCCCACAATATAGCGGCGTCGGCGAGCAACTGGACGCGCCATACGAACACAACGCAGCAAGTCCAGGCATTCCAACTGCCCGATGGCAGCCGCATTACGCTGAACCCGGGGAGTAGCCTGCGGTATGCTTCGGCTTTCGCCGGACCTAGGCGTGAGGTGTATCTAGAAGGCGAGGCGTTCTTTAAGGTTAGCAAAAACCCGCGTCGGCCTTTTTTGGTGTTTACCAAGCAAGTAGTAACTACCGTGCTCGGCACGAGCTTCCGGGTGAAAGCCTACTCGGATAGCAAAGAAGCCTCTGTGGCGGTGCGAGAAGGCAAGGTAGCTGTGCAAGCCCGGGAAGATGCTAGGCTAGATGTTACGCCGGCCAAGCCAGCTGCCAATGGCGTGCTATTGCTGCCCAACCAGCAGGCTGTGTATTCAATAGCTAACCATCATTTACAGAAAGGGTTAGTGGAAAAGCCAGCAGTATTGGCCCCACAAACTTTTGAATTTGAGGAACGCCCCGTCATGGAAGTACTCTCGGCCTTGGAAAAGGCGTATGGAGTAGAAATGGCGTACGACAAAGTGAAGCTAGCTGGCTGTACTGTGAGTATTGCCTTCTATAATGAGCCCTTGTTTGAGAAGCTAGACTTGCTGTGCAAGTCCTTGGGTGCTTCCTACACATTGGCTGGTACGCAGGTCGTCATTCATAGCAACGGTTGCCAAGCTAGATAG
- a CDS encoding SDR family oxidoreductase, protein MNLQLTDKTALVTGSTAGIGLAIAQGLAAEGAQIIITGRTEARIQDAISTIKRQTPNAQMRGVAVDFGQANQVQQLLQEVPRVDILVNNIGIFEPKSFVEISDEDWMRFFEVNVLSGVRLSRHYFPQMLNENWGRILFISSESALQIPEEMIHYGTTKTAQLAVARGLAELTKGTNVTVNSVLPGPTASEGVQDFIKKLAAEGKSAEEAERDFFQHARPSSLLQRFATTEEVANMVVYLASPLASATNGASVRVDGGVIRSIG, encoded by the coding sequence ATGAACCTTCAACTCACCGACAAAACAGCACTTGTTACCGGTTCTACCGCTGGCATCGGCCTTGCTATTGCCCAAGGCCTAGCCGCGGAAGGCGCCCAAATTATCATCACGGGTCGCACGGAAGCCCGCATTCAAGACGCTATCAGCACCATCAAGCGCCAGACGCCAAATGCTCAAATGCGCGGCGTAGCCGTCGATTTTGGTCAGGCTAATCAGGTGCAACAGCTCTTGCAGGAAGTACCGCGGGTTGACATCTTGGTCAATAACATCGGCATCTTCGAGCCTAAGTCGTTTGTCGAAATCAGCGACGAGGATTGGATGCGGTTTTTCGAGGTGAACGTGCTGAGCGGTGTTCGCCTCTCACGTCATTACTTCCCGCAGATGCTGAACGAGAACTGGGGTCGTATTCTGTTCATCTCCAGCGAATCAGCACTCCAAATTCCGGAAGAAATGATTCACTACGGCACTACCAAAACGGCCCAGCTCGCCGTGGCGCGTGGCTTAGCGGAGCTTACCAAAGGCACTAACGTGACGGTCAATTCGGTGCTGCCCGGTCCTACGGCGTCGGAAGGCGTACAAGACTTTATCAAAAAGCTAGCAGCCGAAGGCAAGTCGGCAGAAGAGGCCGAGCGCGATTTCTTCCAGCATGCCCGCCCTTCGTCGTTGCTACAGCGCTTCGCAACCACCGAGGAAGTAGCCAACATGGTAGTTTACCTAGCTAGCCCCCTCGCCTCCGCCACCAACGGCGCGTCCGTACGCGTAGACGGTGGCGTAATTCGGAGCATTGGGTAA
- a CDS encoding RagB/SusD family nutrient uptake outer membrane protein has translation MYTNFSFLKRSVLGALCIAGLAGGITACKDSFLDVEPQGQQRQTQFFTNQEQAIQGVNSIYANLRSWPVVAFAHLAITTLSSDDAEKGSVAGDAAFLNDYDNFTFTATQGILNDYWGGQYQGINLCNQVLAYVPTINMDAALKTRLLAEAKFLRAYHYFNLVRAYGGVPLVLIPVTAESSPDQLNPVRNSSAEVYTQIVQDLTDAGAALPARYASTDLGRATKGAALGMLSKVKLYQKQWADVLSLSDQVIALGYTLAPDYEKMFRIEGENGPESIFEIQAQTIPGNCDASNSQWAEVQGSRPQFGWGFFNPTADLEAAYEANDKRKDATILFRGETTPQGDKIDPAAPNPRYNQKAYVPSSVDRACGYGKDQNVRILRLGEILLINAEAANELGQTAKALAAVNQVRARAGLTPLTTTDQATLRQAIWKERRVELAMENGDRFFDLVRQGRAGTVLRAQGKQFVDGKNEVFAIPQQQINITGGKLTQNPGY, from the coding sequence ATGTATACTAACTTTTCATTTCTAAAGCGCAGTGTGCTAGGCGCATTGTGCATCGCTGGCTTAGCCGGTGGTATCACGGCCTGCAAAGATTCCTTCCTGGATGTAGAGCCCCAAGGACAACAGCGCCAAACGCAGTTCTTCACCAATCAGGAGCAGGCCATTCAAGGCGTGAACTCTATCTACGCGAACCTTCGTAGCTGGCCGGTAGTAGCGTTTGCGCACCTGGCCATCACCACATTGTCCTCGGATGATGCGGAAAAAGGCAGTGTTGCCGGCGACGCCGCTTTCCTCAACGATTACGACAACTTCACCTTCACCGCCACCCAGGGCATCCTGAATGACTATTGGGGCGGGCAATACCAAGGTATTAACCTGTGTAACCAGGTACTAGCCTATGTGCCCACCATCAACATGGACGCGGCACTGAAGACCCGACTGCTGGCCGAGGCGAAGTTTCTGCGGGCGTACCACTATTTTAACTTGGTTCGGGCGTACGGCGGCGTGCCGCTGGTGCTGATTCCGGTGACGGCTGAAAGCTCCCCAGACCAGTTGAACCCAGTGCGCAATTCGAGTGCGGAAGTGTACACGCAAATTGTGCAAGACCTGACAGATGCAGGCGCTGCGCTGCCAGCCCGGTACGCCAGCACTGACCTAGGTCGGGCTACGAAGGGGGCGGCGCTCGGCATGCTGTCGAAGGTGAAATTGTACCAAAAGCAGTGGGCCGACGTGTTATCCTTGAGCGACCAAGTGATTGCGCTAGGGTACACGCTGGCTCCCGACTACGAGAAAATGTTCCGCATCGAAGGTGAGAATGGGCCGGAGTCCATCTTTGAAATTCAAGCGCAGACTATTCCCGGCAACTGCGACGCCTCAAACAGCCAGTGGGCTGAAGTACAAGGCTCCCGGCCACAATTCGGCTGGGGTTTCTTCAACCCCACCGCCGACTTAGAAGCAGCCTACGAAGCCAACGACAAGCGCAAGGACGCCACTATCTTATTCCGCGGCGAAACCACACCGCAAGGCGATAAGATAGACCCAGCAGCGCCTAACCCACGCTACAACCAGAAGGCCTATGTACCGTCGTCGGTAGATCGGGCGTGCGGTTACGGCAAAGACCAAAACGTCCGGATTCTGCGCTTGGGCGAGATACTGCTCATCAACGCCGAAGCCGCCAATGAGCTAGGTCAGACGGCGAAAGCCCTAGCCGCCGTAAACCAGGTTCGGGCTCGGGCAGGCCTAACCCCCCTCACGACCACCGACCAAGCTACCCTGCGCCAAGCCATTTGGAAAGAGCGCCGCGTAGAACTGGCGATGGAAAACGGCGACCGGTTCTTCGACCTAGTCCGCCAAGGACGAGCTGGCACGGTGCTGCGGGCCCAAGGCAAGCAGTTTGTGGATGGCAAGAACGAGGTTTTCGCTATTCCGCAGCAGCAGATCAACATCACGGGCGGCAAGCTCACGCAGAACCCTGGGTATTAA
- a CDS encoding MFS transporter: protein MAAPVLKESVGLRYFTFFYLYVMQGIPSGFALTAVYNYLIGKGQTAEAVGSFAAIVGIPWTFQFVWGPLIDKYQYSVIGHRKQWVVLTQLVAVVASLSLLLIHDPVAQLPLMSALFFTHSIFASVQDASVDAIAIEVTPEAERGRVNGLMRAGYLMGISFGAAVLSFMLHHYGFYQAALTQSMVLLALTVLTFFIRLDRHDKLIPQFGTRQTQVEAAQNPSLRWLFQTLYHSVTEARSLRLFSIIALVYLCTGLFGRAYSFHLIHSLHWPDSDVSILQGSWGSLATLTLLVGGGMLSDRVGAVRLQRWVMIGLGIFLLGFSSLYFLWHYKSVGTAGLLLTNMADPCFSVAALPALMALCQAKVEGSQFTTYMALVNFCDVLSAKINGWALTVTTAPVLGVACGATVLLLVVVLRQLGKEKPAVPLSVHSS, encoded by the coding sequence GTGGCAGCTCCCGTCCTGAAAGAAAGTGTCGGTCTACGGTACTTTACCTTTTTTTACCTCTACGTAATGCAGGGCATACCGTCGGGCTTTGCGCTAACGGCTGTTTATAATTATCTTATTGGGAAGGGACAGACGGCGGAGGCAGTGGGTTCGTTTGCGGCCATCGTCGGGATTCCCTGGACGTTCCAGTTCGTGTGGGGACCTCTCATCGACAAGTACCAATACTCGGTGATCGGGCACCGAAAGCAGTGGGTCGTGCTTACGCAGTTGGTGGCCGTAGTGGCCTCGCTGTCGTTGCTGCTGATTCATGACCCCGTAGCGCAGCTACCGCTTATGTCGGCGCTGTTCTTTACGCACAGCATTTTTGCTTCCGTTCAGGATGCGAGCGTCGACGCTATTGCCATTGAGGTGACGCCCGAAGCGGAGCGCGGCCGCGTAAACGGCCTGATGCGGGCGGGCTACTTAATGGGTATTTCGTTTGGCGCGGCCGTCTTGTCCTTCATGCTGCATCACTATGGCTTCTACCAAGCGGCCCTAACGCAGTCGATGGTTTTGCTTGCGCTGACGGTGCTAACCTTTTTTATTCGTCTCGACCGCCACGATAAGCTTATCCCTCAGTTTGGCACGCGGCAGACGCAAGTGGAAGCCGCCCAGAACCCGTCGCTACGCTGGCTGTTCCAGACGCTTTATCACAGCGTCACCGAAGCCCGCAGCTTGCGCCTATTCAGTATCATCGCTCTGGTGTACTTATGCACGGGGCTTTTTGGTCGTGCGTATTCTTTTCATCTAATCCACAGTCTTCACTGGCCCGACAGCGACGTTTCGATCTTGCAGGGTAGTTGGGGCAGCCTAGCGACGCTGACGTTGCTCGTGGGCGGCGGCATGCTTTCCGACCGGGTGGGCGCCGTGCGACTCCAGCGCTGGGTGATGATTGGGCTAGGTATCTTTCTGCTCGGGTTCAGTAGCTTGTATTTTCTCTGGCACTACAAAAGCGTGGGCACCGCTGGGTTGCTGCTCACGAATATGGCTGACCCGTGCTTCAGCGTAGCAGCGCTGCCCGCCCTCATGGCGCTCTGCCAAGCGAAGGTGGAAGGCTCGCAGTTTACTACTTACATGGCGCTGGTAAACTTCTGCGACGTGCTCAGCGCCAAAATCAATGGTTGGGCATTGACCGTTACCACTGCGCCGGTGCTTGGCGTTGCTTGCGGCGCAACGGTGTTGCTGCTCGTGGTGGTGCTTCGGCAGCTTGGCAAAGAGAAACCAGCTGTGCCCCTGTCAGTTCATTCATCTTAG
- a CDS encoding CoA pyrophosphatase — translation MRFSAAPLRQAAVLVPVYRNAAGELQLVLVRRGDFGIHGGQLAFPGGKPEPTDASLVDTALRETWEETGLPTTDVQILDTLPTIPTYASNFLITPFLGRIVPPVTWLPMEHEIAEVLEVSVRHLADPSTQQEGEFWSPNRDASARFPFFQVGDHRLWGATYLIVQPLLPRLLAGEWDV, via the coding sequence ATGCGTTTTTCTGCTGCTCCTCTCCGCCAAGCCGCCGTGCTCGTCCCTGTTTATCGTAATGCCGCTGGCGAACTGCAACTCGTGCTAGTGCGCCGCGGCGACTTCGGTATTCACGGCGGACAACTTGCTTTTCCCGGCGGCAAGCCGGAACCCACCGACGCGTCGCTCGTCGATACGGCCCTGCGCGAAACGTGGGAAGAAACCGGCCTGCCCACTACCGATGTGCAGATCCTCGACACGCTACCCACTATCCCTACTTACGCCAGCAACTTCCTCATCACGCCGTTTCTGGGCCGCATTGTGCCACCCGTGACGTGGCTGCCCATGGAGCACGAAATTGCGGAAGTACTGGAAGTAAGTGTGCGCCACCTCGCCGACCCTAGTACCCAGCAGGAAGGCGAATTCTGGTCGCCTAACCGGGACGCTTCAGCTCGCTTTCCCTTTTTTCAGGTCGGCGACCACCGCCTTTGGGGTGCCACTTACCTCATTGTGCAGCCACTGCTACCTAGGCTGCTAGCAGGCGAGTGGGATGTGTAG
- a CDS encoding TonB-dependent receptor: MENSIPFPPIWRPVRLLLLQVVMACLLANVATAGPSLAQTVLERKITLQVEAQTIKATLNQIAKQTNIRFVYSQQLIGAERKVSLRAQNEPLALVLDELLAPLKIQYEVSEDRVVLRMPSKPTSANVSATQDITVTGKVLDDKGEGLPGVNVVVKGTTNGTQTGGNGSYTLTAPDQGTLVFSFVGFLSQEVAIGGRATVNVNLAPDTKTLNEVVVVGYGTQQKRDVTGSIASVKGDVLVNQASQNAVSSLQGKVAGVQITNNGQPGSTPQIRVRGTGSIQGSANPLYVVDGTFVDDISFLNQDDIASIEILKDASSAAIYGVRAANGVVLVTTKRGKAGTPRINYNGFVGVQQITNKVKMANASQYATLINERSGAQTLATNLPSTDWFDQISRTASIHNHQLSMSGGSEKITYSVSGSYLKQQGIVKNNDYERITARLQTDYNATDHIKVGYSAIFQNNRSTDVPADVLFYQAFVAPPVLPVFKANGNYGDAADFPLGNFGNPQATLDRYNQKSNGQQLVSNIYASINFLKAFTLRSSLGINYGVAQYRNYQAKDSLTTTQFAQRSFLTSSSTKNSRWLWENTLTYDQAFGDGNHRVTGLLGVSAQRDQNNQFLGTINDVPYYNESSLYLGLGDPTTARIQTPADKYTFASYFGRVNYAFKDRYLLTATLRYDGSSKFSSDNRFGTFPSLGVGWVASDESFISDLGVFDQLKVRGSWGRLGNNNIPSNISVQTVAVGAGAPYYTAIFGGTPYFGGNINSLAQRALDWETTTETDLGLDLGFLENRLTATADFYDRKTSKAIFDIPVPGTAGLQSPTTRGNFASLRNRGVELTATWTNQASEKFSYNVSVNGNYNQNKVLTLGAIGADFPAGNLPVGGVQTSIVRAGLPLGSFLGYVVDGIFQTQDEVNKSAQAGTGAVPGSFRYQDLNGDGVISEADRKIIGNPNPRFNYGVNLGFRYGSFDLALDLQGVAGLEIYNATKGVRYGNENYTQDFFNNRWHGAGTSNSYPSAAIGGTDLNSNTWYVENGDYFRIRNVQVGYSLPKTFVSTLRVQGIRFYANAQNPVTWFKYSGFTPEVGLLRGSTGNTSPGVDLNVYPLSATYNLGVNVTF; this comes from the coding sequence ATGGAAAACTCCATACCGTTCCCACCCATCTGGCGCCCCGTACGACTGCTTCTGCTGCAAGTAGTAATGGCTTGTTTACTGGCTAACGTGGCAACCGCTGGCCCTAGCCTCGCGCAAACCGTGCTAGAGCGTAAAATCACGCTGCAAGTAGAAGCCCAAACCATTAAGGCTACGCTCAATCAGATTGCTAAGCAAACCAATATCCGCTTTGTGTACAGCCAGCAACTCATTGGGGCTGAGCGCAAAGTATCTCTGCGGGCGCAGAACGAGCCACTGGCTCTAGTACTTGACGAACTGCTAGCTCCGCTGAAGATTCAGTATGAAGTAAGTGAAGACCGCGTGGTACTACGCATGCCTTCTAAGCCGACTTCCGCAAACGTTTCAGCTACGCAGGATATCACCGTAACTGGTAAGGTGTTGGATGACAAAGGCGAAGGCCTGCCCGGGGTAAACGTAGTCGTAAAAGGCACTACCAACGGCACTCAAACGGGCGGCAATGGTAGCTACACCCTCACCGCCCCCGACCAAGGTACCCTGGTTTTCTCCTTCGTAGGCTTCCTTTCTCAGGAAGTAGCTATCGGTGGTCGCGCTACAGTGAACGTTAACCTAGCCCCTGACACCAAGACCCTTAACGAGGTGGTGGTAGTGGGATACGGCACGCAGCAGAAGCGCGACGTGACCGGCTCCATTGCCTCTGTGAAAGGCGACGTGTTAGTGAATCAGGCTTCGCAAAACGCGGTGAGCTCCTTGCAAGGCAAAGTAGCCGGCGTACAGATCACTAATAATGGTCAGCCGGGTTCGACGCCGCAAATTCGGGTACGTGGTACGGGCTCCATTCAGGGCAGCGCTAACCCTTTGTACGTAGTCGATGGCACGTTCGTGGATGATATCAGCTTTCTGAACCAGGATGATATTGCTTCCATTGAAATCTTGAAAGATGCTTCGAGCGCCGCTATCTATGGCGTGCGCGCTGCTAATGGTGTGGTGCTGGTAACGACTAAGCGGGGCAAAGCCGGCACACCGCGCATCAATTACAACGGCTTTGTGGGGGTGCAGCAAATCACTAATAAAGTGAAGATGGCCAATGCTTCGCAGTACGCTACGCTGATCAACGAGCGCAGCGGTGCCCAAACTCTCGCCACCAACCTACCGAGCACCGATTGGTTTGACCAGATTTCGCGCACAGCTTCTATCCACAACCACCAATTGAGCATGTCGGGCGGCTCGGAGAAGATAACCTACAGCGTGAGCGGCAGCTACCTAAAACAGCAGGGCATTGTGAAGAACAATGACTACGAGCGCATCACGGCCCGCCTGCAAACTGACTACAATGCCACCGACCACATCAAGGTTGGTTACAGCGCCATTTTCCAGAACAACCGCTCGACTGACGTTCCCGCGGATGTGCTGTTTTACCAAGCCTTTGTAGCGCCGCCTGTGCTGCCCGTGTTCAAGGCCAATGGCAACTACGGCGATGCCGCCGACTTCCCGCTGGGCAACTTCGGTAACCCCCAGGCCACTCTCGACCGCTACAACCAGAAGTCGAATGGGCAACAGTTGGTGAGCAACATCTATGCTTCCATCAACTTCCTGAAGGCTTTCACGCTGCGCTCCAGCCTCGGTATCAACTACGGCGTGGCGCAGTACCGAAACTACCAGGCCAAGGACTCGCTGACGACTACGCAGTTTGCACAGCGCAGCTTCCTGACGTCTTCCTCGACGAAGAACAGCCGGTGGCTTTGGGAAAACACGTTGACCTACGACCAAGCTTTCGGCGACGGTAACCACCGCGTGACTGGCCTGCTCGGTGTTTCTGCGCAGCGCGATCAGAACAACCAGTTCCTGGGTACCATCAACGATGTGCCATACTACAATGAGTCGTCGCTGTACCTAGGTCTGGGTGACCCCACCACGGCTCGCATCCAAACGCCCGCTGACAAGTACACGTTCGCGTCGTACTTCGGCCGGGTCAATTACGCGTTCAAAGACCGCTACCTGCTCACGGCTACGTTGCGCTACGATGGCTCTTCGAAGTTTTCGAGCGACAACCGCTTTGGTACATTCCCTTCGCTGGGTGTAGGCTGGGTGGCGTCGGATGAAAGCTTTATCAGCGACCTAGGCGTGTTTGACCAACTGAAGGTACGCGGTAGCTGGGGCCGCTTGGGTAACAACAACATCCCGTCGAACATTTCTGTACAAACGGTAGCTGTTGGCGCCGGTGCGCCTTACTACACCGCCATCTTCGGTGGTACCCCTTATTTCGGCGGCAACATCAACTCGCTGGCACAACGCGCACTTGACTGGGAAACGACCACGGAAACAGACCTAGGTTTGGATTTAGGTTTCTTGGAAAATCGCCTCACCGCTACAGCCGATTTTTATGATCGGAAAACTAGCAAGGCTATTTTCGACATTCCGGTGCCCGGCACGGCAGGTCTGCAAAGCCCTACTACTCGCGGTAACTTCGCCAGTCTGCGCAATCGTGGGGTTGAACTCACAGCCACTTGGACCAACCAGGCTTCGGAGAAGTTCAGCTACAACGTCAGCGTTAACGGTAACTACAACCAAAACAAAGTACTCACTTTAGGCGCCATTGGAGCTGATTTTCCAGCTGGTAACCTGCCCGTAGGCGGTGTGCAAACATCCATCGTGCGGGCTGGCTTGCCCCTCGGTTCCTTCCTAGGCTATGTAGTCGACGGCATCTTCCAGACCCAAGACGAGGTAAATAAATCAGCTCAGGCTGGTACGGGCGCTGTTCCTGGCTCCTTCCGTTACCAAGACCTGAACGGCGACGGCGTGATTAGCGAAGCCGACCGGAAGATCATCGGTAATCCAAACCCACGCTTCAACTACGGCGTGAACCTAGGTTTTCGCTACGGCAGCTTCGACCTTGCTCTTGACCTGCAAGGGGTAGCGGGGCTCGAAATCTATAACGCCACGAAGGGCGTGCGCTACGGCAACGAGAACTACACCCAAGACTTCTTCAACAACCGGTGGCACGGAGCTGGTACGTCTAATTCGTACCCCTCAGCGGCTATTGGCGGCACCGATTTGAACTCTAACACGTGGTATGTGGAGAATGGCGACTATTTCCGCATCCGCAACGTGCAGGTGGGCTACAGCTTACCCAAGACGTTTGTGAGCACCCTCCGCGTGCAAGGCATCCGCTTCTACGCCAACGCACAAAACCCAGTGACCTGGTTCAAATACAGCGGCTTCACCCCTGAAGTTGGCTTACTACGTGGTTCGACGGGCAACACCAGCCCTGGGGTAGACCTGAACGTGTATCCGCTGTCGGCCACCTACAACCTAGGTGTGAACGTCACCTTCTAA